In Thioalkalivibrio paradoxus ARh 1, the following are encoded in one genomic region:
- a CDS encoding S41 family peptidase — protein MIRRPAVGRRLLLFGLLVGLAAGAPPMPAAPLGEIREILGRELLPEPDAGVLEALAFDDLRGDLRQLDPYADWFPAPGTGDMPAGAGIAAELEVDPDGAWLLPRQGGPLARAGFRDRVQLLAVGGRSVSGMDAVQVAGLVRGEPGSRVRLLLVRPGAPLRYDVTLLREHARSLDVERWDVGGTTVLRITDFAAGRTRTALAATLERLPGGDEPVVIDLRYAGGGDLYEAIDMAGLLLEPGTELCSVRGRGETAATYHATRGSPNGPPLFLLVGPATASAAEVFAGILQFHRRARLAGQPTFGKCQAQTERRLSDGSLLRFTNSEVHFPDHSTCTGAGLVPDLPVSRDLLPNLERTLRKLPLAPDARSGIAAGSA, from the coding sequence TTGATCCGGCGCCCGGCGGTCGGCCGCCGGCTGCTGCTGTTCGGGCTGCTCGTCGGGCTTGCGGCCGGGGCCCCGCCGATGCCGGCGGCGCCGCTCGGGGAGATTCGCGAAATCCTGGGCCGGGAACTCCTGCCGGAGCCCGACGCCGGGGTGCTGGAGGCCCTGGCGTTCGACGATCTCCGTGGCGACCTCCGGCAGCTCGATCCCTACGCCGACTGGTTTCCGGCCCCGGGTACCGGAGATATGCCTGCCGGGGCGGGGATCGCGGCGGAGCTCGAGGTCGACCCCGACGGCGCGTGGCTGCTGCCGCGGCAGGGCGGGCCGCTGGCCCGGGCCGGATTCCGCGATCGGGTGCAACTGCTCGCGGTCGGTGGCCGTTCGGTGTCGGGAATGGATGCGGTCCAGGTCGCCGGGCTCGTCCGGGGCGAGCCTGGTAGCCGGGTCCGGCTGCTGCTGGTCCGGCCCGGCGCACCCTTGCGGTACGACGTGACGCTGTTGCGCGAACACGCGCGTTCGCTGGACGTGGAGCGTTGGGACGTCGGCGGCACCACGGTGCTGCGGATCACCGACTTTGCGGCGGGGCGGACGCGCACGGCGCTGGCGGCAACGCTGGAGCGCCTGCCCGGCGGCGACGAGCCGGTGGTGATCGACCTGCGCTATGCCGGCGGAGGGGATCTCTACGAGGCGATCGACATGGCCGGTCTGCTGCTCGAGCCCGGGACTGAACTGTGCAGCGTCCGCGGGCGAGGCGAGACGGCCGCGACCTACCACGCGACCCGGGGATCGCCGAACGGGCCGCCGCTGTTCCTGCTGGTGGGGCCCGCCACGGCCAGTGCGGCCGAGGTGTTTGCGGGCATCCTGCAGTTCCATCGCCGGGCCCGGCTGGCCGGGCAGCCCACCTTCGGCAAGTGCCAGGCCCAGACCGAGCGGCGGCTTTCGGATGGCTCCCTGCTGCGCTTCACCAACAGCGAGGTGCATTTCCCGGATCACAGCACCTGTACCGGTGCCGGCCTGGTTCCGGACCTCCCGGTGAGTCGAGACCTGCTGCCGAATCTCGAGCGGACCTTGAGAAAGCTCCCGCTCGCGCCCGATGCCCGTTCCGGCATTGCGGCCGGGTCAGCGTGA
- a CDS encoding glycogen/starch/alpha-glucan phosphorylase, whose product MHGSSDERTRTGMSPESLKRAFVDSMFYVQARYWEVATPHDLYMAAAYTVRDRMLERWIRTAETYRKADARTVCYLSAEYLLGPQLGNNLINLGIVDSARQGARDLGIDLQEILDQEPEPGLGNGGLGRLAACYLDSLATLSIPAIGYGIRYEHGIFDQKIVDGWQVEDCDLWLTNGNPWEIPRPLLRYPVRFGGHTEPYTDEHGRFRVRWVPELDLYGMAYDTPVLGFGNDNTNLLRLWHATAGRSFDLQAFHKGDYYGAVNAKVGAENITKVLYPNDEPEVGKELRLKQQYFFVSCSLQDMVRVHLQHAPNLEGFHERFAAQLNDTHPSIAVAELMRLCLDEHGMDWERAWEITRRTFAYTNHTLLPEALETWPVELFGRLLPRHLEIIYEINARFLDELRMRYPFDPERVARMSLIEEGPVRRVRMAHLATVGSFAVNGVAAIHSELVKSTVLRDFHELWPEKFHNITNGVTPRRFIQLSNPDLCGIITDLAGPGWARDAENLRTLEPHADDAAFQQRWQAMKRAAKERLAARIREATGAVVDPQSLFDIQVKRIHEYKRQHLNLLHIVALYHRIKQGTDSDPTPRTFVFGGKAAPGYFMAKLIIKLIHSVAEVINRDPEVNQRLRVVFVPNFNVKNAECIYPAADLSEQISTAGKEASGTGNMKFSMNGALTIGTLDGANVEIRDAVGHENFFLFGLTVAEVERTLAEGYRPWEYYRSHDELREVIDLLRSGLFSHGDPDLFRPLTDSLLQHDPYLLLADYPAYVEAQARAGDAFRDPAGWTRMSILNAARTGFFSSDRAIREYCRNIWQVEPMPVSLAAGNGSVPAARADPA is encoded by the coding sequence ATGCACGGATCCAGCGACGAACGTACCCGAACCGGGATGAGCCCGGAGTCTCTGAAACGCGCCTTCGTCGACAGCATGTTCTACGTGCAAGCACGCTACTGGGAGGTCGCGACGCCGCACGACCTGTACATGGCCGCGGCGTACACGGTGCGCGACCGCATGCTGGAGCGCTGGATCCGCACCGCGGAAACCTACCGGAAGGCAGACGCACGCACGGTCTGCTACCTGTCCGCGGAATACCTGCTCGGCCCACAGCTCGGAAACAATCTGATCAACCTGGGAATCGTCGACAGTGCCCGCCAGGGCGCGCGGGATCTGGGAATCGACCTGCAGGAGATTCTGGACCAGGAGCCCGAACCGGGGCTCGGCAACGGTGGCCTCGGGCGGCTGGCCGCGTGCTATCTGGACTCGCTCGCGACGCTGTCGATCCCCGCGATCGGCTACGGCATCCGCTACGAGCACGGAATCTTTGACCAGAAGATCGTCGACGGCTGGCAGGTCGAGGACTGCGATCTGTGGCTGACCAACGGCAATCCCTGGGAGATCCCGCGCCCGCTGCTGCGCTACCCGGTGCGCTTCGGAGGGCACACGGAGCCCTACACCGACGAACACGGTCGGTTCCGGGTGCGCTGGGTACCGGAGCTGGACCTCTACGGGATGGCCTACGACACGCCGGTCCTGGGCTTTGGCAATGACAACACCAACCTGCTGCGGCTCTGGCACGCGACCGCGGGCCGGTCGTTCGACCTGCAGGCCTTCCACAAAGGCGACTACTACGGCGCGGTGAACGCGAAAGTCGGGGCCGAGAACATCACCAAGGTGCTGTACCCGAACGACGAGCCGGAGGTAGGCAAGGAACTGCGCCTGAAGCAGCAGTATTTCTTTGTATCGTGCTCGCTGCAGGACATGGTGCGCGTGCATCTGCAGCACGCGCCGAACCTGGAGGGCTTCCACGAGCGATTCGCAGCGCAACTCAACGACACCCACCCGTCGATCGCAGTGGCCGAGTTGATGCGGCTGTGCCTGGACGAGCACGGCATGGACTGGGAGCGCGCCTGGGAGATCACCCGCCGGACCTTCGCCTACACCAACCACACGCTGTTACCCGAAGCGCTGGAGACCTGGCCGGTGGAGTTGTTCGGACGGCTGCTCCCGCGCCATCTGGAGATCATCTACGAGATCAATGCCCGCTTCCTCGACGAACTGCGCATGCGCTACCCGTTCGACCCGGAGCGCGTCGCGCGCATGTCGCTGATCGAGGAGGGTCCGGTGCGCCGGGTGCGGATGGCCCACCTTGCGACCGTCGGCAGCTTTGCCGTGAACGGGGTCGCCGCAATCCACTCGGAACTCGTGAAGTCCACCGTGCTCCGGGATTTCCATGAACTGTGGCCGGAAAAATTCCACAACATCACCAACGGGGTCACGCCACGCCGGTTCATCCAGCTGAGCAACCCGGATCTGTGCGGCATCATCACCGATCTGGCCGGTCCTGGATGGGCGCGCGACGCCGAAAACCTGCGCACGCTCGAACCACACGCGGACGATGCAGCGTTCCAGCAGCGCTGGCAGGCAATGAAACGCGCTGCCAAGGAACGCCTGGCCGCGCGGATCCGGGAGGCCACCGGCGCGGTCGTCGACCCGCAGTCGCTGTTCGACATCCAGGTCAAGCGCATCCACGAATACAAGCGCCAGCACCTGAACCTGCTGCATATCGTGGCCCTGTACCACCGCATCAAGCAGGGCACCGACTCGGACCCGACCCCACGCACCTTCGTATTCGGAGGCAAGGCAGCCCCCGGGTATTTCATGGCCAAGCTGATCATCAAGCTGATCCACTCGGTCGCCGAAGTGATCAACCGCGACCCCGAGGTCAACCAGCGGCTGCGCGTCGTGTTCGTGCCGAACTTCAACGTGAAGAACGCCGAGTGCATCTACCCGGCCGCGGATCTGTCGGAGCAGATCTCCACCGCCGGCAAGGAAGCCTCCGGGACCGGCAACATGAAATTCTCGATGAACGGCGCGCTGACCATCGGCACGCTCGACGGGGCCAACGTGGAGATTCGCGACGCGGTCGGCCACGAGAACTTCTTCCTGTTCGGGCTGACCGTCGCGGAGGTCGAGCGCACGCTCGCCGAGGGGTATCGCCCGTGGGAGTACTACCGCAGCCACGACGAGCTGCGCGAGGTGATCGACCTGCTGCGCTCGGGTCTGTTCTCGCACGGCGACCCCGACCTGTTCCGCCCGCTGACCGACAGCCTGCTGCAGCACGACCCCTACCTGCTATTGGCCGACTACCCGGCCTATGTCGAGGCCCAGGCGCGCGCCGGCGATGCCTTCCGGGATCCAGCGGGCTGGACGCGAATGTCGATCCTGAACGCCGCGCGCACCGGCTTTTTCTCGTCGGACCGGGCGATCCGCGAATACTGCCGGAACATCTGGCAGGTCGAGCCGATGCCGGTATCGCTGGCGGCCGGTAACGGATCCGTGCCTGCCGCGAGAGCGGATCCTGCCTGA